GGCCGCAACGAATGGAGTAGGCGATTGGGGGAACTCCGACGGCTACAGCCTATGGGAGGCTGCCGGACAAAAGCCGGAGAACGGGCTGGAGGGCTGGGAAGGCCGGCAGGAGACACATGATATGTTTCACGACAGCTATGACTGAGTGAAGCGGGACAGACTAGGAACAGGCCTCTTGCGCTCCTGCGGGTATGCAAGGGGCCTATTCTCTTGTCTACGCTTTGTGTGCGCTTATTGACAAGAAATAAAAGCAGAGACTATAATAAAAAGCAATTAAACATACTAAATTAATCGGAATTATATTATTTAAAATATAAGCCTTCAGGGGAGGACACGGCCATGGAACGGAATATCATCATCCGGCATAAGGGAGAGGAACTGACAGCGAGCATACATTATCCGGCTGCGGACAGGGCGGGAACCGGACGCTGCAAGAACCGCGTGCCGCTGGCGGTGATCTGCCACGGCTTCGTAGGCAGCCGGATCGGTGTGGACCGCATCTTCGTCAAGACAGCCCGCGAGCTGGCGCAGGACGGTTATATGGTCATCCGCTTCGATTATGCAGGCTGCGGGGAGAGCAGCGGCAATTACGGCAGCGAGGATATGGAGTCGATGATCCAGCAGACCCGTGCGGTGCTGGACTATGGCATCAGCTCAGCCGATATCGACCCGCAGCGTGTGACGCTGATCGGGCATAGTCTGGGCGGAGCGGTGGCGCTCTTAACCGGCGTCCGCGACCGTCGGGTGAAGAACCTTGTGCTGTGGTCAGCCGTCGGCTATCCCTTCAACGATATCGTTAAGATTGTTGGACGGGACACCTTCGACCGGTCGGTGAAGAGCGGCTCGGCAGATTATGCCGGGTATACCTTTACTCCCGTGTACTTCAACTCCCTGGCGTCCTTCCAGCCGTTCCAGGAGGCCGGGAAGTTCAGCGGCGATGTGCTGGTCATTCACGGAACCTCCGATGATGTCATCCCGGTGGATTATGCGTTCCTCTACCAGAAGCTGTTCTGGACCCGGCCGGAGGGCCGCTGCGACAAGGAGATTATTTTCCAGGCGGATCATACCTTCTCCTCGGGTCCGGCCCAGGAGCAGGTGCTGAAGCGCACGCGGGAGTGGATGAATCAGCAGGAGCATCTGCAGGAGGAATGGCAGAACTGGATGATATAGCCTTCGTACCGTACTCGCAATAGCCGGGAATTAGCTGTAAAATAAAGGGGCAGACCATACTGGGAAGGAGGCTCTCACCCTATGAAATTACCGGCATTTTTTATTGCGCACGGCTCTCCGATGCTGGCTCTTGAGGATAACGACTACACACGGTTCCTCCAGCGGCTCGGCTCTGATCTGGGGAAGCCCCGCGGCATTGTAATCTTCTCGGCCCATTGGGACAGTCCCGAACAGCTGATTACGGTGGACGCACAGCATGAAACGCAGCATGATTTCTATGGTTTCCCGGAGGAGATGTATGAGCTGGCTTACCCTGCGCCAGGCGATCCTGAGCTGAGCAGCCGGATCTCCGGACTGTTCAGGGACGGCAATCTGGCCCATCAGCCGGTGCTCGGCCGCGGCCTGGACCATGGGGTCTGGGTAATCCTGAACAAGATGTTCCCGCAGGCGGATATTCCTGTCGTGGCGTTATCGGTGGATTCGCTCCGCTCGCCTGAAGAGCAATATAACATCGGCCGGCTGCTGGCCCCGCTGCGCGGGGAAGGCATCCTCCTGATCGGCAGCGGAGGACTGGTGCACAATCTCAGGCTGCTGAAGCAGGATGATCAGCCGGAGCAATGGGCGCAGGATTTCGACCGCTGGATTGCGGAGAAGCTTCAGGCCTGGGATCTTCCCTCCCTGTTTGCCTATGAGAAGAAGGCTCCGTATGTCAGGGAGGCCGTGCCTGCTTACGGCAAGGAGCATTTCATCCCGCTCTTCTATGTGATGGGCGCGGCCGATGAGGGCAGGCGGGCACAGCTGATGATACAGGCCTATCAATACGGGACTTTAAGCCTGAACTGCTGGATGGTTGATTAATACACAGATGAATGCGGGATACAGCCGGTGAGGGCTGTATCCTTTTTTGTGGACAATTGCAGGTGCGCCGCAGACAAACTCTGCCTGCTGTGCTTAAATGAAAGATAGCAAGTCTGACCATACTATTGAGGAGGAACAACGTGCCCATATCGATGAACCGGTCTGTATCCCGTCCTGTATATGCTCTTGTCCTTGCGGCTGTGCTGCTCACGGCCTGCGGTAATCAGCAGGCTGTCACCAGGTTTGCACCTACAGCAGCGCCTATAGTTACAACAGTACCTGAGCCCACGGAAACGGCACAGCCGACCCCGACGGTGACGCCTGCACCCCAGGCGGTATCCGGTCTGACCGGCCTTCCCGCTGAAGAGGGCAGCCTGCCCCGGCCGCTTGCCGTCATGATCAATAATGCCCCGGCTGCCCGGCCGCAGTCCGGGATCAGCGAAGCGGATATCTTGTTTGAGGTGCTGGCGGAGGGCGGCATTACCCGGCTGATCGGGATCTTTCAGAGCCATACCGGCGTGGTGAAGATCGGCCCGATCCGCAGCATCCGCCCGTACCTGCTCGATATCGGCGAGAGCTACGGAGGCATTACTGTACATGCCGGAGGCAGTCCGGCCGCTTACGCCATTCTCCAGCGTCAGAAGAAGGATGACATGGACGAGATCGGCCGGGCCGGCGCTTATTTCTGGCGCGACCAGGAGCGCAAGGCCCCGCATAATCTGTACAGCAACGCGGACAAGCTGCGGGAGGGCGCAGCGAAGCTGGGCTTCGCGGAGAGCGTGGAGGTTCCGGCACTGCAGTTCCAGGGTCCAGGGGATGTCCCGCCGGTTGGCGAGGCTGCACTGGACTTCAAGGTGAGCTTCCTGCTGAAGAGCTATACCGTGGGCTATCAATATAATGCCGAGACACGCTTGTACGAACGCCAGGTCAACGGCAAGCCGCATCTGGATCTGAACAACGGAAATGCGGTAGCGGCGGCGAACGTCATCGTGATGGGGGCGGACCATAAGGTGCTGGATGATGTCGGCCGGCTGCAGGTGGACACCGAATTGGGCGGCAAGGCGCTGCTGTTCCAGAGCGGGGTTGCCGTATCGGGCAAATGGTCACGCAGTCCGGGAGACATCATCCGGTTCGTGAAGGAAGACGGCAAGGAGGCGAAGATGGTTCCCGGAATTACCCATATTCTGATTGTGCCGAACAGCCCGCCTTTCAGCAGCCACATAAATATTGAGCCGGTACCTTCGTCCACCTGACCCCGTTAATCCATTCATCATTCAGATGATTATTTTCGCAATTCAGGGGAATTGTTAGTATAGTGCGAAAAAGTTCGGTTTTTGTCTTCTATCCCTTCGGTCGATATGATAAGATAACAAGGGTTGTCATTCATTTTCATGCGGTTTACATGGGATGACTGCATTTTTTCACGGCAATTTTATGTAAAGGGGTCTTAGGCTAATGAAGTTGAGAAAAAAGGATATATTCTTTGAGACGCTGGAAAATATGGCTGACACCATTGTTCAGGCGGCCGACTACTTCGCTCAGAATATCTCGACTCTTCAGGGCAATGTGGAGAACTTCGCCGGGGAGATGAAGAAATACGAATCCCAATGCGATACCTACACGCACACCGTTATCAAGGAATTGAACAAGACGTTTATCACGCCGCTGGAGCGCGATGACATCATGGATCTGATCACCAGCATGGACGATGTCATTGACGGTCTGGAGGCTTCAGCCTCGCGCTTCTATATGTATAACCTGCTGGATGCTGATGAGTATATCATTCAATTCGCTGAGATTCTCCGCCAGAGCGCGTATGAGATCCAGAAGGCGGTTCACCTGCTCTCCCAGAAGAAGCTGCTGGCCATCCGCGAATACACCATTCGCCTGAATGACCTGGAGAACCAGGGGGATGAAGTGCTGCGTATCTGTACCAAAGCCCTGTTCGAGACTGTGAAAGACCCGATTGAACTGATCAAGCGCAAGGAATTGTACGAGCGGTTGGAGACGACCACGGATAAATGTGAAGACGTAGCCAACATGCTGGAATCGATCATCATGCGCAATTCATAAGGGGCTCTGGGATATGGATACATCGATATATGTACTCGCTTTAGTTATCTTTCTTGCGCTGGCGTTCGACTTCATTAACGGGTTCCATGACACGGCCAACGCAATTGCCACCTCCGTCTCGACACGGGCGCTGAAGCCGCGCACAGCCATCATGCTGGCGGCGTCCATGAACTTTATCGGCGCGTTAATGTTCACCGGTGTTGCGAAGAAGATCGGGGGAAGCATTACCGACCCGACCCTGCTGAATAACGGGATAGACATTGTATCAGCGACGCTGATCGCGGCGATTATCTGGAATCTGGTTACCTGGTGGCTGGGCATTCCCTCATCCTCCTCTCATGCGCTGATCGGTGCTCTGGCCGGTGCGGTCTATGTAGGAGCAGGAACAGAGCATATTAAATGGGGCGGCTTCATTGAGATTGTCGAGGGGCTGGTGTTCTCCCCGCTAATCGCCTTTGTGGTCGGTTATATCGTGATGACGATCCTCAAGTGGATCTTCGCGAAGCGCAGTCCGCATACGGTCAATAAGGGATTCCGTTCGATGCAGATCGTTACGGCGGCCCTGCAGTCGTTCACCCATGGTACGAATGACGCCCAGAAGGCGATGGGGATTATCACCTTTGCCCTCGTGACCTCGGGACGGCTGGATACGATGGAGGTTCCGCTCTGGGTCAAGATCGCAGCAGCTACATCGATGGCGCTCGGAACGTCAATCGGCGGCTGGAAGATCATTAAGACGATGGGCACGAAGATTTTCAAAATTGAGCCGATCAACGGCTTCGCGGCGGATATTTCGGCGGCCTCGGTTATTTTCTCGGCCACGCTGCTGCATCTGCCAGTAAGTACCACCCATGCGATCACCTCCTCCATCCTGGGGGTAGGCTCAGCCAAACGCTTCTCTGCCGTGAAATGGGGAGTGGCCGGACGGATCGTTATTACCTGGTTCATTACCATTCCAATCAGCGCCTTGCTGGCGGGAATTATCTTCAAGCTATTCTTCTAGAGCGTAAATTGAATAGATTGCCTGGACAAGATGTCAGAAGCCGTGATGGGCTGAGGACATCTTTTTTTGTGTATTTTGGCATTAATCAAGAGAGGAATGTCACAAAAAGTCACAAGGGATCGATAAAAGATGTTAATAGGTGCTAAAAGAAAATGAAATACATCACATAATTAAAAGAAAATAACATTATAGAATTTAATTTTACATAGTATTGTGTAGGATTCGGTAGTCTCTACAGTAAGGTTTGATTTAAGTGTTACTATTGCTGACAAACAGACCGGGGAACCAAAGGAGGCCTAGCCGTTGATCGACTTTCATCAGGTAGACAAACATTATGGACAATTCCATGTACTGAAGGGCATTGATCTGCATGTTGAAGAGGGGGAGGTAGTTGTTGTAGTCGGTCCATCCGGCTCGGGCAAAAGCACCATGCTGCGCTGCATCAACCGTCTGGAGACTATCACCAGCGGCGGATTAACCGTGGATGGTATAACTGTAAATGACCGCAAGACGGATATCAATACCCTGCGCAAGGAGATCGGGATGGTCTTCCAGCACTTCAATCTGTATCCGCACAAAAAGGTAATCGACAATATCACGCTTGCGCCCATCAAGGTGCTGGGGCTGAGCAAGGCAGAGGCCGAGAAGACGGCGATGTATTATCTGGAGAAGGTCGGGATTGCCGACAAGGCCGCCTCGTATCCGTCACAGCTCTCCGGCGGACAGCAGCAGCGCGTGGCCATTGCCCGGGGACTGGCGATGAAGCCGAAGATTATGCTGTTCGATGAGCCGACCTCGGCGCTGGACCCGGAGATGGTCGGGGAAGTGCTGGATGTCATGCGCGCTTTGGCCCGCGAGGGAATGACGATGGTCGTCGTGACCCATGAGATGGGCTTCGCCCGCGAGGTGGCCGACCGGGTAATCTTCATGGATCAGGGGCAGATCGTGGAAGAAGCGGAGCCGGAGAGCTTCTTCGCCAGCCCGAAGGAGGAGCGGACGCGGACTTTTCTCAGCCGGGTGTTAAGCCACTAATCAATATAAATATACAGGAGTAAGGGGAGGAAAACGAAATGAAGATGTCGAGAAGCTTCAAAATGGCAGGGGCGCTGCTGATTGCGGCCATGCTGGTGATTGCGGGCTGCGGGAACAACAAGGAGAGCAATACGGCAGGGGGCAACACGTCAGGAGGAGCGGCAACGGATTCCAAGGCGATCGCCAAGATTAAGGAGCGCGGCAAGCTGCTTGTAGGCGTGAAATACGATACCCGGCTGTTCGGCCTGAAGGACCCGGCAACGGGCAACGTGGAGGGCTTCGACATCGATATTTCCAAGGCCATTGCCAAAAAGATTCTGGGAGACGAGAACGCCATTGAGCTGAAGGAGGTTACCTCCAAGACACGTATTCCGATGCTGAATAACGGCGAGATCGACATGGTGGTGGCGACCATGACCATTACGGAGGAGCGCAAGAAGGAAGTCGACTTCTCTGATGTCTATTTCCAGGCCGGCCAGTCGCTGCTGGTGAAGAAGGGCAGCCCGATTACAGGTCTTGAGAGCGTAACGAAGGATACGAAGATCCTTGGCTCCAAGGGGGCAACCTCGATCAAGAATATTAAGGAGAAGGTGCCGGGTGTAACGGTGCTGGAATTCGATAACTATCAGGACGCCTTCAGCGCACTCAAGGCCGGCCAGGGGGACGCGCTGACTACGGATGATGCTATCCTGTACGGAATGGCTTCACAGGACCCGGGCTTTGAGGTGGTCGGGAAGCCGTTCACCGATGAGCCTTACGGCATCGCGGTCCAGAAAGGCAACACTGATGTAGTCCAGGCGATTAATGATACACTGGCTGAACTGAAGGCGAACGGGGAGTACGATGCGATCTATACGAAATGGATCGGCAAGGCTCCGGCCAAATAAGCCAACTATTCTTAGCATAAGCTTCCTTCATAATCTGCCTTGAATTTCTTGTAGAAACGGTACCGCCTTTTCTAAGGACGGCAAAGCCGTTTCTACTTGTTTGTACGAAGAATAATAAGGTTAATCCGCAGGACAAGAAGTCAATTGATTCTCTAAACTAAGGCAGGTGAACATCATGGATTTCTCAATCTTAACGAATTATTTCGGGCTGTATATGGAGGGCTTCTACGGGACGCTGCTGTCCAGTGTGCTGGCCCTGATCGGCAGCTTCCTGATCGGTGCAGTGATTGCCGTCTTCCGCATCACTGCTGTGAGGGGGCTGCGCTGGTTCGGCGCAGTATATGTAGAGTTCATCCGCAATATTCCGCTGCTGCTGGTCGTGTACATTTTCTATTACGGCCCCTCGGCGCTGGGCTTCACGCTGGACGGCTTCAAGGCCGGGACGATCGGGCTCGCCGTCTACACCTCAGCCTTCATCGCTGAAGCGATCCGGGCCGGAATCCTGGCGGTTCCGAAGGGACAGATGGAGGCTTCGCGTTCCTCCGGACTCAGCTACATCCAGACCATGCTGCATATCATTATGCCCCAGGCGATCAAGCTGGTTATTCCGCCGCTGGGCAACCAGTTCATTAACCTGATTAAGAACTCCTCCGTGCTGACGCTGGTGGCCGGGCTTGATCTGATGTATTTTGCAGACGGGATCTCCACGGAGACTTACCGTACCTTCGACACTTACATCTTCGTAGCGCTGTTCTATCTGGTGCTGACCCTTCCGCTCAGCTATGGCGTGCGGGTATGGGAGCGCAGACTTCAGCGCAAATATTAGACATCTGAACTTGAAGGAGGGATCATATGGATTTCATAGGTGCGTACTCTGCCCATAATCTGAGGTTTCTGCTGGACGGGTTGTATATTACGCTGATCGTTGCTTTTGTCTCCATTATCCTGAGCTTTGTCATCGGCTGCATTATCGGGGTCATCCGCTACTCGGAGGTGCCGGTGCTGTCGCCGGTCATGTTATACCTCGTTGAACTGATCCGCAATCTGCCGCTGCTGCTGATTATCTTCTTCATCCGCTTCGCCCTGCCGGAGGTAGGGATCAAGCTGAGTCTGATTACGGCGGCGATTGCAGCACTAACCATCTTCGAGGCGGCGATGATTGCCGAGATTGTCCGCGGCGGGCTAACCTCCATCGACAAAGGACAAATCGAAGCGGCGCGGTCCTCAGGGTTAAGCAATACCCAGACCTTATGGCATATCGTGCTGCCGCAGGGGCTGCGGCGGATGGTGCCGCCGCTGGTCAGCCAGTTCATCTCCCTGCTGAAGGATACCTCGTTAGCCGTTGTCATCTCGCTGCCGGAGCTGATGCATAATGCCAATATCGTCATCGGGCACAGCTACAGCTATGCCATTCCTACACTGGCTCTGGTTGCCTTGATCTATTTCGTGGTCAATTACCTGCTGTCGCTGCTGTCCAGACGGCTGGAGCACCGGACGGTATAATCTGTCCCGGATGGAAGGTATGGCATATTCAAGCAGGTGCGGCTGTGATACTATAGTTGTCAACATCTCTAGGCGGGAGCAGTGGCGATGGGACAATCTATTCTGAGAATGAAGGCTGTGCAGATTCTGCTGGTCGCTGCCGTCACGGCGGTGGCCGGAGAATTCAAAATCAATCCGTTCGACGGCGACATTTTCCGGATTGCCATGGGCAGCAGCGCTTTTCTGCTGTGTCTGCTGTTAATGCGGCAGCTGCCGTATATTATCACCGGGATAGTTACGGGAGTAGTGGTGCTGTTATTCCGGATGGTGATGGAGGCGGCGCTTGGCAGCGGGCTGACGCTGGAGGGAAGCCTCAGCAGCCACTTCTCGGCGATGATCTATTATGTGGTCTTCGGCCTGCTGATGAGTGCCATCAAGAGTCGGATTGATACGTTCCACCCGCTGGTGCTGGGCGCGATTGCCGCCCTGATTGATCTGCTGTCGAATGAAATGGAGCTGCTGGTCCGGCTAATTGTGCTGGATTCGGCAACGTTCCGTCTGAACGAGTGGACGTATCTGATGGCGATAGCGGTCTTGCGCACGTATTTCACCACCGGGGTCTACAGCAGTATCTCGGTCAGCCAGCTGCGGATCAGGGAGCGTGAGCAGCAGGAGCGTATTGAGCAGATGCTTGGCTTCGGCTCCGGCCTGTACGGCGAGGTGTTCTATCTGAAGAAGTCCATCGGGACGCTGGAGCAGGTGACGCTGAACAGCTTCGGGCTGTACCGCGATTTGAAGGACGGGGAAGATACCCGGTCTTATAGTCCTCAGGTGCTGGGGATTACCCAGCAGCTGCATGAAGTGAAGAAGGACTCGCAGCGGATACTGGCCGGGCTGGTGAAGCTGGTGGAACGCGGCGAGGTGACCGTGGATATGCCCTTGCCGGAGATCGTGCGGTTCACGGTCAAGAGCAATGCCAAATATGCGGAAATGCTGGGCAAGCGGATTGAATTCGATACCCATATCACCGCTGGTTATACTACCGGCAGCTATATTCCGTTGCTGACGCTGCTGAATAACCTCACCGCTAATGCGGTGGAGGTCATTCAGGAAGCAGGGACCATCCGGCTGGATGCTTATGAGCAGGGCGGGATGACGGTTTTCACTGTGACAGACAGCGGGGCAGGCATTCAGAGGCGTGACCTGGAGCTGCTGTTCGAGCCGGGCTTCACCACCAAATTCGATGATGAGGGCATCGCCGCCACAGGGATCGGACTGTCTCATGTAAGGGATATTGTCCAGCTGTTCGGGGGAAGCATTACCGTTCAGCCGGAATCGCATACCGGAGGGGCGATGTTTCAGATTACGGTGCCCAGTGCCAAGCTGCGGAAGGAGGAATAGAGAATGCCGCTATCTTTCTGTATTGTGGATGATGATGCATCGGCCAGAAGAATGCTCCAGCATATTATTGAGGACAGCGGGCTGGGGGAAGTCACAGGGACGGCAGAGAGCGGGCAGGAGGGGGTTGCCCTGATCCTGAGTGAAGCGCCGGATATTGTGCTGATGGATCTGCTGATGCCGGACCAGGATGGCATCGAGACCATTCTCTCGCTCCAGGCGCAGGGCTGCCGCTCCAGGTTCGTGATGATCTCGCAGATTGAGAACGGCGATCTGGTCAGCCGCGCCTACCGCAGCGGAATTGAATTCTTCATCCGCAAGCCGATCAACAAGATTGAAGTCGAATCTGTGCTGTACAAGGTGAATGAGCGGTATGCGATGGGCCGCTATCTGGATGAAATCAAGCTGACGCTCGGCAAGCTGGAGGGGCTGCAGCTCGGTCTGCCGCAGATGCCGTCCGGCAAGCGAACGGTCAAGGAGATCGTCCAGCCGATTCTGATGAATATGGGCATGATCTCGGAGAACGGCAGCCGCGATATTATTACCCTGATGGAGCTGGCGGTTGCCGAAGGGAACAGCGGAGGCCTGCCGCCGCTGAAGGAGCTGTATGAGCGGGCGGCTGCCCTGTACAGACCGGTGCCGGCGGATGCGGCCAGAGAGGTCAAGGCGATTGAACAGCGCCTGCGCCGGGCCCTGGCGGCAGGGCTGGCTAATCTGGCTTCGATCGGACTGACGGATTACGGGAATCCGAAGTTCGAGCATTATGCACCGCTGTACTTCGATTTTGAAGAGGTACGGCTGAAGATGAAGGAGATTGAACAGGGCCGGGACTCCGGCAAGGTGAAAGTGAACATCAAGAAATTCCTGCAGGTGCTTCACCTGGAGGTGCTGGAAGGATTGGGCCGCTGATGTGCGGCTGCAATAATTTAGATGAAGAAGCTTAAGAGACCTCCGGAACCGCTGGCCAGCGGACTGGCGGTTATTTTTTTGGGAGATGTTTTGGGGTCCCCGCAAAGTACCTGGCTCATCACCTACGCTAAAGCTGCACTTTGTGGGGTTATTTTGGAAGGACATGCGGTACAATGGTAGCAAGCAATAGCTTAGTAAGGTTGCGGATAGCAGGATAGGGCGGGAGGACTTATATTATGATACGGACACTTGCGGTAACCCATACGGGAGAGGTGCTGACGGACCTGCCGCTTCAGAGCATCGAACTGGAACACTATGCCTGGATCTGGGCAGATTTCGCTGTGCCTACGGAGGAAGAGACGCTGGCGCTGGATACCTATTTC
This region of Paenibacillus sp. FSL K6-1096 genomic DNA includes:
- a CDS encoding glutamate ABC transporter substrate-binding protein: MSRSFKMAGALLIAAMLVIAGCGNNKESNTAGGNTSGGAATDSKAIAKIKERGKLLVGVKYDTRLFGLKDPATGNVEGFDIDISKAIAKKILGDENAIELKEVTSKTRIPMLNNGEIDMVVATMTITEERKKEVDFSDVYFQAGQSLLVKKGSPITGLESVTKDTKILGSKGATSIKNIKEKVPGVTVLEFDNYQDAFSALKAGQGDALTTDDAILYGMASQDPGFEVVGKPFTDEPYGIAVQKGNTDVVQAINDTLAELKANGEYDAIYTKWIGKAPAK
- a CDS encoding amino acid ABC transporter permease — encoded protein: MDFIGAYSAHNLRFLLDGLYITLIVAFVSIILSFVIGCIIGVIRYSEVPVLSPVMLYLVELIRNLPLLLIIFFIRFALPEVGIKLSLITAAIAALTIFEAAMIAEIVRGGLTSIDKGQIEAARSSGLSNTQTLWHIVLPQGLRRMVPPLVSQFISLLKDTSLAVVISLPELMHNANIVIGHSYSYAIPTLALVALIYFVVNYLLSLLSRRLEHRTV
- a CDS encoding amino acid ABC transporter ATP-binding protein, which codes for MIDFHQVDKHYGQFHVLKGIDLHVEEGEVVVVVGPSGSGKSTMLRCINRLETITSGGLTVDGITVNDRKTDINTLRKEIGMVFQHFNLYPHKKVIDNITLAPIKVLGLSKAEAEKTAMYYLEKVGIADKAASYPSQLSGGQQQRVAIARGLAMKPKIMLFDEPTSALDPEMVGEVLDVMRALAREGMTMVVVTHEMGFAREVADRVIFMDQGQIVEEAEPESFFASPKEERTRTFLSRVLSH
- a CDS encoding amino acid ABC transporter permease, translating into MDFSILTNYFGLYMEGFYGTLLSSVLALIGSFLIGAVIAVFRITAVRGLRWFGAVYVEFIRNIPLLLVVYIFYYGPSALGFTLDGFKAGTIGLAVYTSAFIAEAIRAGILAVPKGQMEASRSSGLSYIQTMLHIIMPQAIKLVIPPLGNQFINLIKNSSVLTLVAGLDLMYFADGISTETYRTFDTYIFVALFYLVLTLPLSYGVRVWERRLQRKY
- a CDS encoding ATP-binding protein; this encodes MGQSILRMKAVQILLVAAVTAVAGEFKINPFDGDIFRIAMGSSAFLLCLLLMRQLPYIITGIVTGVVVLLFRMVMEAALGSGLTLEGSLSSHFSAMIYYVVFGLLMSAIKSRIDTFHPLVLGAIAALIDLLSNEMELLVRLIVLDSATFRLNEWTYLMAIAVLRTYFTTGVYSSISVSQLRIREREQQERIEQMLGFGSGLYGEVFYLKKSIGTLEQVTLNSFGLYRDLKDGEDTRSYSPQVLGITQQLHEVKKDSQRILAGLVKLVERGEVTVDMPLPEIVRFTVKSNAKYAEMLGKRIEFDTHITAGYTTGSYIPLLTLLNNLTANAVEVIQEAGTIRLDAYEQGGMTVFTVTDSGAGIQRRDLELLFEPGFTTKFDDEGIAATGIGLSHVRDIVQLFGGSITVQPESHTGGAMFQITVPSAKLRKEE
- a CDS encoding response regulator produces the protein MPLSFCIVDDDASARRMLQHIIEDSGLGEVTGTAESGQEGVALILSEAPDIVLMDLLMPDQDGIETILSLQAQGCRSRFVMISQIENGDLVSRAYRSGIEFFIRKPINKIEVESVLYKVNERYAMGRYLDEIKLTLGKLEGLQLGLPQMPSGKRTVKEIVQPILMNMGMISENGSRDIITLMELAVAEGNSGGLPPLKELYERAAALYRPVPADAAREVKAIEQRLRRALAAGLANLASIGLTDYGNPKFEHYAPLYFDFEEVRLKMKEIEQGRDSGKVKVNIKKFLQVLHLEVLEGLGR
- a CDS encoding DUF3048 domain-containing protein — protein: MPISMNRSVSRPVYALVLAAVLLTACGNQQAVTRFAPTAAPIVTTVPEPTETAQPTPTVTPAPQAVSGLTGLPAEEGSLPRPLAVMINNAPAARPQSGISEADILFEVLAEGGITRLIGIFQSHTGVVKIGPIRSIRPYLLDIGESYGGITVHAGGSPAAYAILQRQKKDDMDEIGRAGAYFWRDQERKAPHNLYSNADKLREGAAKLGFAESVEVPALQFQGPGDVPPVGEAALDFKVSFLLKSYTVGYQYNAETRLYERQVNGKPHLDLNNGNAVAAANVIVMGADHKVLDDVGRLQVDTELGGKALLFQSGVAVSGKWSRSPGDIIRFVKEDGKEAKMVPGITHILIVPNSPPFSSHINIEPVPSST
- a CDS encoding alpha/beta fold hydrolase, translated to MERNIIIRHKGEELTASIHYPAADRAGTGRCKNRVPLAVICHGFVGSRIGVDRIFVKTARELAQDGYMVIRFDYAGCGESSGNYGSEDMESMIQQTRAVLDYGISSADIDPQRVTLIGHSLGGAVALLTGVRDRRVKNLVLWSAVGYPFNDIVKIVGRDTFDRSVKSGSADYAGYTFTPVYFNSLASFQPFQEAGKFSGDVLVIHGTSDDVIPVDYAFLYQKLFWTRPEGRCDKEIIFQADHTFSSGPAQEQVLKRTREWMNQQEHLQEEWQNWMI
- a CDS encoding class III extradiol ring-cleavage dioxygenase, whose product is MKLPAFFIAHGSPMLALEDNDYTRFLQRLGSDLGKPRGIVIFSAHWDSPEQLITVDAQHETQHDFYGFPEEMYELAYPAPGDPELSSRISGLFRDGNLAHQPVLGRGLDHGVWVILNKMFPQADIPVVALSVDSLRSPEEQYNIGRLLAPLRGEGILLIGSGGLVHNLRLLKQDDQPEQWAQDFDRWIAEKLQAWDLPSLFAYEKKAPYVREAVPAYGKEHFIPLFYVMGAADEGRRAQLMIQAYQYGTLSLNCWMVD
- a CDS encoding inorganic phosphate transporter, producing MDTSIYVLALVIFLALAFDFINGFHDTANAIATSVSTRALKPRTAIMLAASMNFIGALMFTGVAKKIGGSITDPTLLNNGIDIVSATLIAAIIWNLVTWWLGIPSSSSHALIGALAGAVYVGAGTEHIKWGGFIEIVEGLVFSPLIAFVVGYIVMTILKWIFAKRSPHTVNKGFRSMQIVTAALQSFTHGTNDAQKAMGIITFALVTSGRLDTMEVPLWVKIAAATSMALGTSIGGWKIIKTMGTKIFKIEPINGFAADISAASVIFSATLLHLPVSTTHAITSSILGVGSAKRFSAVKWGVAGRIVITWFITIPISALLAGIIFKLFF
- a CDS encoding DUF47 family protein — its product is MKLRKKDIFFETLENMADTIVQAADYFAQNISTLQGNVENFAGEMKKYESQCDTYTHTVIKELNKTFITPLERDDIMDLITSMDDVIDGLEASASRFYMYNLLDADEYIIQFAEILRQSAYEIQKAVHLLSQKKLLAIREYTIRLNDLENQGDEVLRICTKALFETVKDPIELIKRKELYERLETTTDKCEDVANMLESIIMRNS